The sequence TCGCGGATCTGGGCGGCCTCGGTGCGAGCCTCGGCCAGCTGGGCGTTGTACTTCTCCAGAGCAGCCTTGGCCTCAGACTGAGCGGCCTCGGCGCGCTGGATGCCACCCTCGATCTGATCCTCGCGTTGGTTCAGCACTTCCTGGAACTTCGGAAGCACGAACTTCCAGAACACGAACAGGATGACCAAGAACGGAATGATTGACCAGACGATGTCATACAGCGGCGGGAGAAGAGGGTTGATGCTCTCCTCCATCGGCAGCTTCTCGGATTCTGCTGCCAGGTAAAGAATGTTCGTCATAGTCTCCAGCTTTCGCTATCTATGCGGGTGTTGTTAACGGTGTGCGGTTGGATTTCGGGCGATACCGGCGCGTGGCGGGCGGTACGTGGCCAATCTCCCACCGCATCCTCATCCGCAACTAGAACAGGAAGGCGGCGACCAGGCCGATGAGGGCAAGGGCCTCGGTGAAGGCGATACCCAGGAACATGTTGGTACGCAGCTGGCCAGCCATCTCGGGCTGACGCGCCATAGCCTCGGCGGTCTTACCGGCGACCAGGCCCACGCCGATGCCCGGGCCGATTGCGCCGAGGCCGTAGCCGATAGCGCCGAGACCCTTCAGCTGAGTGGTGCCTTCTGCAGCCAATACGAGGATGTCGTTCATGAGAGTTCCAAAAC comes from Corynebacterium heidelbergense and encodes:
- a CDS encoding F0F1 ATP synthase subunit B; translation: MTNILYLAAESEKLPMEESINPLLPPLYDIVWSIIPFLVILFVFWKFVLPKFQEVLNQREDQIEGGIQRAEAAQSEAKAALEKYNAQLAEARTEAAQIRDDARSQGQKIIADMKAQATDESNRIVEAGHRQLEAQRTSVVSDLRKDMGHNSINLAERLLGEQLSDDVKRSGTIDSFLADLDNVGSARK
- a CDS encoding ATP synthase F0 subunit C, which codes for MNDILVLAAEGTTQLKGLGAIGYGLGAIGPGIGVGLVAGKTAEAMARQPEMAGQLRTNMFLGIAFTEALALIGLVAAFLF